Below is a window of Bacteroidota bacterium DNA.
CAGAAAAATAGTTGTTAGCAAAGATTGATTCATTTTCAGCAATTTAGCGCGCGGATGTCCACCAAATGCGTGGTGATGTGCGGTGGGTGCTTTTATCGAAGCGTTTTCCTTAATAAAATTCAGGCGGACTTGTGCGAAAGGAGATAAAAGCGCGCCTTTATTTGGTGGTGCCCTTTTCTTTGGTTCGTTTCTTTTGGGCAAGCAAAAGAAATGAACATACGCGGTTTTTAATGCAAGGCTGCCGCTTGGAATTTATTATTGCGTATGACCTTTAGCACGATCAAAAAGCCCCAAAGAGTACCCATCAATTAAACGTTTATTTTAAGAGATCTCTCAGCCCATTGGATAAATAATTTTTTCTGAACACCCCTGGTTCGGTGTTCGTTATTCACAAGCACTCGAAATTCGACAAACAAAAAAGGCCGGCGCCCACCTCGCGGTAGTGCCGGCCTTAAAAGATAACCAAGGCAATACAGACTTATGCGCCTACAGTCTCGCCGCCGAGGGCCAATTCTCCAAGCCGCGCTTCGAGTTGGTCTTCGAGGGACTCGAGTGCTTTTGAGAAGCCGTCGATGCCTTCCTGCAGCTTGTCTGATGCCATCCGGTTGGCGGCGTGCATTTCGTCGAATACTTCTTTGGTGACGTTGATCTGCTCGAGATCGAGCGATTTCGGCCCTTCTGGCTCAAGTTTGCGCTCAAGCTGTCCTTCTGTCTCTTTCAATTCAGCAAGAAACTTCGGAGAGATGGTCAGCAAATCGCAGCCGGCCAATTCGAGGATTTCGCCGAGGTTGCGGAAGCTTGCACCCATCACTTCAGTTTTATAGCCAAACTTTTTGAAGTACTGGTAGATTTCTGTTACAGAAAGCACACCCGGGTCTTCAGCAGCCGGGTAACCGTCGCGGCCCGTGTCTTTTTTGTACCAGTCGAGGATACGACCAACAAACGGGGAAATAAGCGTGATGCCGGCTTCGGCACAGGCAATGGCCTGATGCAAACCAAACAGCAGGGTCAGGTTGCAATGGATGCCTTCTTTTTCCAGCACTTCTGCAGCGCGAATTCCTTCCCAGGTAGAAGCAATTTTGATCAGGATGCGATCACGGGAAATGCCGGCTTCTTCGTAGAAACCGATGATTTCGCGGGCTTTGGCAATGGTGCCTTCCATGTCAAAAGAAAGACGGGCATCTACTTCGGTAGAAACGCGGCCATCAATTACTTCGAGGATGTGCTTGCCAAATTCAACAGCCAGACGATCCACGGCGCGGGCTACCACTTTTTTGGTATCACCACCCACTTCGTCATGCGACTGGCGTAGCGCTTCGTCGATCAATTCAGCATACTCTTCCATCTGGGCCGCCTTTGCGATCAGGGAAGGGTTGGTTGTTGCATCTTGCGGACGGAAGGTCTTGATCGAATTAATATCGCCGGTATCAGCCACGACAACGGTCATGCTGGCCAGCTGGTCATAAAGTGAGCTGCTCATGGATGTATGTTGCTTTCTTTTATTTTTATAGTGATTGATCAACGCATTAGTTGAACCGTCATGACTTGCTACCAAATCGCCGGCTTCAAGTTCGCCGAGAATGGTTTTTGCAAGCTGCTTGCCAAGTTCAACACCCCACTGGTCAAAGCTGTTGATATTCCAGATGATGCCCTGCACAAAGATTTTGTGTTCGTAGCAGGCAATCAGCCGGCCAAGGGCACGTGGTGTAATGCGGTCCAGTAAAATCGAGGTAGTCGGACGGTTGCCTTCAAAGGTGCGGTGAGACACCAGGTCTGTCCGGTCTCCTTTGCCCATCGCTTCCAATTCGGCCTTAACCGCTTCGGGCGACTTGCCGAGCATGAGCGCTTCCGTCTGCGCAAAGAAGTTTGCCATCAGGATATCGTGGTGCCGGCCAGTCGGGTTATTGCTATGGACCGGCGCAATGAAGTCGCACGGTATCAAGCGCGTCCCCTGGTGGATGAGCTGGTAAAAGGCATGTTGCCCGTTGGTGCCTGGCTCCCCCCAGATAATGGGCCCTGTTGTATAGTCGCGGATTGCCTCTCCTTCACGGTTGACCCACTTCCCGTTGCTTTCCATATCTCCCTGCTGGAAATAAGCGGCAAAGCGGTGCAGGTACTGATCGTAAGGCAAGATAGCGTGTGTATCCGCGTCGAAAAAGTTGTGGTACCAGATGCCGATCAGGGCCATCCATACCGGAATGTTGTCTTCAAACGCTGCTGTCCGGAAGTGCTCGTCAGCTTCGTGCGCGCCGGCTAGCAATTCTTCAAACGCATCCGGGCCAATTACAATTGCGATCGAGAGCCCAATGGCAGACCAGAGGGAGTACCGCCCCCCTACCCAATCCCAAAACTCAAACATGTTGTTGACATCGATGCCAAACCGTGCCACTTCGGTGGCATTGGTTGACAAAGCCACGAAGTGTGATGCAACAGCTGCATCATCTTTCAACGCATCCAGCAACCAGCTTCTTGCGGTTGTTGCGTTGGTAATGGTCTCCTGGGTCGTGAACTTTTTTGAAGCTACGAGAAACAGCGTAGTCTCCGGATCAAGGGTACGCAATGTTTCTGCAACGTGGGTACCGTCGATGTTAGATACATAGTGAACACTGAGTCCTTCCTGCCACCAGGGCTTCAAGGCTTCCGTTACCATGACAGGACCCAGGTCTGAACCGCCTATACCAATATTTACGATATTGGTAAACCGCTTGCCTGTATACCCGGTACGTGCTCCGGAGCGGATACCTTCTGCAAATGCACGCATTTTGCCGAGGACTGCGTTTACACCGGGCATTACGTCTTCGCCATCAACATGGATGGGCCGGTTACTGCGGTTGCGCAGGGCTACGTGCAACACGGGGCGGTCCTCGGTAAAGTTGATCCGCTCTCCGCTAAACATTTTGTCGATGAATGCCGGCAGTTTCGCGTGATTAGCCAGGTCAAACAACAACGCCATTGTTTTATCGGTAATACGGTGCTTCGAAAAATCGAATAACGTATTGCCAAATGATTTGCTAAACGCATCAAACCGATTTGCTTCAGCCTCAAACAGGTCTTTGATGGCAACATCCTCCAAGGAGGCACGGTGCTGCTGCAGCGCCTTCCAGGCACCAGAGTTTGTCAGTTCACTCATAAATTGAAAAGGTAGAGATTTGGGGTGACCAGGAGTTTTTTATAGCTGTCCCGGCGATCGATTCGTGTCTTGGCCCCAGCACGAAAACAGCGGCAGAGAGCCTGACCCCTGCTGTAGAGCCAGTGTTGTGCCGCTTTGAAGCTTAAGCAGGCTTTAAAATAAGGAATAGTAGAACGGGGTTTGTTACTTTTCTATTGAAAGATCGCGGGAACTGCCCAAAACTAAGTGACACCATCATCCTGCGCTGTTACAGCAACGCTTTCGCTGGCTCTGTGGCCAGCCACCATACGTAAACAGGCAAAGCCTCAACGTGGTTTTGCATGCTGACTTTAAGGTAATTTTTTCCGGGAAACCGTTCCTTTTACCAGGATAAGCCTCTACTTAATCAGCGTCTGCATCACACCCTTCGCGTCGTTGTGTATCCGCAAGGGCAATTATTTTCCAGCCGTCGAGGCTCCTGAAAAACTGAAACGTATCTTCGCCGCAATGGTCAAGGGTATCATTAAAATAGAAGTTATAACTGATCCAAACGGTAGCGAGGTTATCGTGGACACGAATACTGGGATCCCAGTAGGTTTCCAGCATGGCGGTGTCCTGCTGTCCAACGATGAAGGTCGTAAAATCTTCGATCGGTATTGAACGCATGAGCGGGTCGCCGTTTGCCATAGATGAAGTCAGCACGACGCGCATGTCACGATCCACCACAGAAAGCATGGCTGTGGAATCTTTCGCAGCAAGGCCATCAAAAAACACTTCAATGGCTGCCATAATCGCAGTAGAGTCGGACTCAGCGGCTTCCGGGGGTACGGTGTCCTGTTGCTGAGCCATTGCTGGCGCAACGTCAAGGAACCAGAGCGCCAACACGAAGAGGAGCTGTCGGCGAATACATACAAATAACGCTAATCCTTGTGGGTACTTCATTTTTTATAGATTGGCTAAACTTGCTACGTACTATTCTCGTAGATTAAAACACCTTTACACTTACTCATTCCCCCATGTTGCGATCCTGCCTGACTATTATTGTGCTTGTCGTATTGGCCGGCGTTGTATACAACCTCTATCGAACATCACAAGAACCGGAAGTACCCGTACTCGAAGGAGAATTTAGTCCGCAGTTCAAAAAAGCCGTACTAAATTCACTGGAAGACTATGTACAGGACACCCCAGAAATCGACCGCCTGGTGCTAGACGGCTCCATCCTCGATATACACTACCGCAACAGGGTTGGTAAAAATCAATACCGACTCGATGCCTCCATCATAGCAGAGAACTTCTCGAAAACCAAACTCCAGCTCCTCAACAATGGCAATGTGTTGGTCCGTTGCATTTACGACAGCTTGATTCAGGTCGAAGCAACAGCCGAAAATGGCAGGGTGACCAACATCAACGAGCTATAACCCTGGTGATCAATACGGCTCAACAGTTGATTATGCTACAGGACTTTACGAGGCGACTGTTAGCCGTGGTATTCTTTTTTCAGAATGATTTCTGTTTTCGAATCGAAGCCTACATCGCCTGTAGCTACTACCTCCCAGCCTACGCGTCCCATATCGTTTAGGATTTTTGGGAGATTGGGTCCCAGCGATGTTTTCAGGTCACTGGACCGGTACCAAACGACGCCCGACGATACCGTCGGATCAGACTTTCCTATCAGGATTTCGTATTCAAATTTTTTCATCGGGCTACTAGCTGTGTTCAACTAACTCCTCTTTATATTCAAGTTAAGTGCAGGCAACTCGCGTTTAGAGCGACGGGACCAACATCACGGCATTTTGCATCAGGCGCGCCGTTCCAACCCAGAACATGCGGTACTGCGTATTGTCGAGTAGCATAACCACTTTCCCACGCCCCTGTGGTGCGACAATTGCAAATGCCTTGCCGGCCAGTTCCTCCCGGTTTTTAACAGACATATAGCCCGAAGCAAGAACCGAGTCTGATTTGGTATGGTAATACCCGACCACCTGCGCTTTTGTTGTTGGTTCAAAGCCCTGGTTGCCAAACTTCAGGCTAAACAGGGTCCGCGGCATGCCGTAAGCCAGAGGATGTGTTGTATCGAGATAACTGCGCAACGCGGAGCCCGGGATGTTATCCAGGTCACGTAAGTCTTTCCTGGCTTCCAAACCTACATACGGATCTTCGAGCGAGCCAGCTTCAAAGGCAGGTTTATCATCTTCTTCTTTCTTCTTCTCTTTCTTATACAGTGATACGTCAGCCATGCCGGCGCCCGACTTACTCAAAAATATTGCGCTGTTCTCCGTGCCAACGAGCGTACCGCCGGCTTTCACCCACCCACGGAGCGCAGCAACGGTAGAGCTATCCATTTGGCTGGATAAGTTGCCTCGCGCCCCTGGCAAGATCAACACGTCGTACTTTTTAAGTTCAAGGGAAGCCAACTGCGATAACCGGATACGGTTGATGGGCAGATTTGTCCACTCTTCAAACAAAAACCAGAGCTGACCGGCCGTATAGCTGTTAAACGGCGTATCCATCACCAGGCCCACGGTAGGATTTTTCACCGGCAAGCTTTCACGAGAAGCCGGGTTGATACTGCCTTCGGTCCAGCCGGAGTCATAGCCATAAATAGACACGCCGGCTTCACGGGCAATGCGCTGCATGTCTGCAGCCATACTCGAAAGTTTCGTACGATTTCTGCCGACCAGTACAACCAGGCTGCCGCGCCCGAACTTCTGCTCACCAATTTCCATCGGTTTTTTGATACTCCGCACGGCATAGCCCGCCTTCCAGAGTCCGGCCAACGCAGTGGGTGCGTTACGCTGTGCCCAATCGATGATATACGCATAGCCGGCACCTGCATTTTCCACCATGCCGGTAGTTTGCGGTACAGTTGTGATAGGCGAAGCATTTACCTGCACACCGCGCACGCTTGTTACCCAACCGGCTTTCAGGTTATAAGCAATAGGAGCCGACCACGTGGCCATGTCGTACATGATAGAGTCCTCAATAGCCATCTGCTTTTGCAGCAAGGTATTGACAAAGAGGTGACGGGGCTGGTCTGTGTCAACAACAAAAGTGCCGGCCTCAAACGTTCGCCGGGTTGGTTGTTGTGACCAGTAATCATACACAGCCGGCGCGGTAAACTGTTCGTCTACACGAGATACTTCTACACCATGCTCCAATAAAATGTGCACCAAATCACGTGCATAACTGTTTTTATCGTCTTCAATGAAGTAGCGTTTCTCAGGCCGCTTGTTGGACTTCGACGGATTCATAGCATCCTGAAAATAGCGCATCAACGCTGCTTTGTTGTCGAGCGAAGTCTCCATGCCGGCGACCGACGTGAGGTAGTGATCGTATACCCGCTGGCGTAATGTAAGTATGTAATCATCGTTCACTTTAACAGCGCGGCCACCCCGGCTGTGTCCCCCCTGCTCCCGCAACATCCCAATGCCACCCATGAGGGAGGGGTAGGAAGAACCATATCCCGGGTAGTAAAAATCAAAAGCCTCGTTGGTGAAATACGAAATGCCTTCTTTGTCGAAAGCGGTTGCATCCCCTCTGCCAAATTTGGCCTCCCAATCGAAATGTGCCGGCGGCAGATTCAGGTTTCGCGGCGTTGTACCCGGATGGGTGAAGTAGTTGTTGTTAAAACCCTGCTCATGGTAGTCGATATGGACCTGCGGCAACCATTCCTGGTAGGCCTTTATTCTGCCTTGCGACTCTGGGTGAATGAGCCACACCCAATCACGGTTGAGGTCAAACCAGTAATGGTTGGTGCGGCCTCCGGGCCAGGGCTCATTGTGCTCCAGATCGTCTGCACTTGTGTTGAGGTGTTTGCTGTGCATAGACTTATACCAGTATACGTACCGGTCGCGCCCATCTGGATTGAGGCAAGGGTCGATGATGACAACCAGATCATCCAGCATTTGCTGCGTTTTTGCGTCTGTACCAGCTGCAAGCCGATAGGCAATCTGCATGGCCGTTTCCGTGGAGGAAGGCTCATTGCCATGCACGTTGTAGCTCATCCAGTGGATCAGCGGTTGGTTTTCCATCAGTTGAGATGCTTCGCCGTTGGCTAGCTGCTGGTTGGCTGCTTTTATCTCATCAATTTTTGCATGGTTCTCAGCAGATGTAATCACAGCATAGACCAGCTTCCGCCCTTCATAGCTGCGTCCGTATTCGTGGAGCGTCACGTTACCAGAAGCGGCAGCGAGGGCTTCAAAATAGTCGAGTGCGTGCGCGTGTAACGTGAAATAGTCTCCCAGTTTATACCCGAGAAAAGAGGCAGGAGAAGGAATTGCATCCTTGTAGGTAATCTCGGGACTGAAAGTAAAACGTGCCTCGCCGGCATCCTGTGCAATGCTGTTTTGGACAATGCCGTTTTGGGCAACGATCAAACTGCACAAACTGATTAAAATCACTCGAATGACTTTCATGGAAGGACTATAGGTATGTGGCGCAACTGAGAAAATGATAGACCAGCATGCACAAACTGCAGCAACGACGGACGAAGCAGTTCAATCTGCATGCGCGATCGCTCAAATTTACACAACCCGGTTCCAATTTCAACATTGGGCATTAGTTTTTCGGCAGTCAGCCAGCATACACCAATGGTCTACCTGCGAATAGGCCGAAATAGTGTACAATTGTATTACACAACTTGTATCTTTCAGCATATTACTTATTCATCCCAAGTCCTGATATCATGTACCGTTTGAATACATTTGCCCGCTCAGTTTTTGTTGCGGGTTTTGCGCTCTTCATGCTCGTCGCCGGCTTTGCCCAACAAGCCCAGGCCCAAGAGTTGAAAAAAAGGTTGGCTGTCCTCACTTTCGAAGATAAAACAAGCCAGGCCTATGCTTATGGCTTTATGGGAAAAGACGCCGGTGATGCTTTCTCCGAAATGCTTACCACGGCACTCGTAAAATCTGGCAACTACATCGTCATTGAACGCAATGAGTTGCAGCAACTGCTTCAAGAGCAAGGGCTTGGTGTATCCGGGATTGTAACGCAGGAATCTGCTGCTCAAATGGGCAAGGTGCTGGGTGCAGAGCTCGTTATTATCGGTGCTGTTTCGGAATTTGGAAACTCCAAAGGTACGACCGGCGGCAGCACAAGACGGATTGGCGTCGGCATCGACAATTCAAAAGCGACGGTTGCCGTAGACGTACGGATTGTTGACCCAAGCACCAGTGAAATCATTGCAGCGGAAAACATCCGGAAAAGCAAAAGCAAAAAAGGCTTGAGCGTACGGGTAAAAGACATCAAAGTAGGGAGCCGCAATGAGTTTGATGAATCGATTGTGGGCAAAGCTGCGCGTGAGGCAGTGGACGGCGTTGTAGATCTGCTTGTTGATAACGCAGACAAAGTACGCTGGCAGGCCAAAGTGGTTACGATGAACGGTGGGCAGGTATTTATCAATGCCGGCTCGAAAAACGGCGTCAAAAAAGGCATGCAGTTCAAGGTATTCCGTGCCGGTGAAGCGCTTATTGATCCTGACACGGGCCTGAACCTTGGCTCTGTTGAGTCTACCGTTGGCGTAATTGAAGTGAATGACAATGAACTTGGCGAAGGCAAAGCAGCCCGCTGTACAGTCATTGAAGGCAGCGGTTTTGAACGCGGCGACATTGTGCGTGTCGACGGCTAGCCACCTGCTTACCTTACGTTATTCAACCCTCACAGCCGGATCTTCCCCCAGCGCTGTGAGGGTTTTTTCGTAGGCTTGCAGGAGCATTCGTTCATTTTCAACAAATACAAAAGAGATCCACTGCAATACGGCAAGTTGTGCGTCTTCTTTGTCGGCGCCATAGTTATTAATGCTGAAAGAGGATGACATCATATTTTCAGTCAGCTTATTGTAGGCTTCCTGAAAGGTGTACACTTCAGCAAGTGCAGTAGCCTGTTTGTATTCCATGTGAATCATGGCCCCCGTTTCTGATGCGGTTCGCCAGGCTGTGCCACGCAAGATGATTGGTAAAAAGGTCAGTGAATCTGTTGACATCTGCGCCACGTCGCCCCCCTGCCGGCTGTAGTTCCGCACCCGTTCGTGGGAGGGCAACATTTGTTCGATCAGGTGCTTGTTGCGGTTTATTTCATCGACCATACCTGCTAACGCAGTAGCTGCCAGCGCCTTGTTTTTTCTTACCTCACGCCACTCACTAACGCCAAATGCCAGAAACACAGCAAGGAAAATGGAGAGCACCTCAAAAACAATCAGGCGGAAAGACGAAGATGAAGCAGTTGTAGTTTTCAAAACATGCAACCAAAAGAGACGGGTTTCGGCAATATCCTGCGACGGATGCGATCAGAATATACTGGTAAGCATGTTATTTAGCGAGTTGCAAATCAGCCTTCGCGGCTGAGTACCCTGGCCATATCATCAAGGACGCCGGCAGCCCGGGGATGGGCACTGCTCAAGAGCAATTCCAGGGTTGAGTGCAATCCACCATATACCGAGATTTTAGCCTCCGGATCTGCGCCGGCATCCAACAGGTATTGCAAGACGCTTGCTGCGTTGGCCGGCACCACCTGGCGCCACGTTTCTACCCCGTTGGCAGCCATATAGATGAGCAAGGTTGCGCCGTGTCCAAATTGAGAGCGCTGGGTGGCCAGCGCGGGTTTTGCCCGTATCAGCTCGTCCAGTTTCTTAAGGTTGCCAC
It encodes the following:
- a CDS encoding transaldolase; protein product: MSSSLYDQLASMTVVVADTGDINSIKTFRPQDATTNPSLIAKAAQMEEYAELIDEALRQSHDEVGGDTKKVVARAVDRLAVEFGKHILEVIDGRVSTEVDARLSFDMEGTIAKAREIIGFYEEAGISRDRILIKIASTWEGIRAAEVLEKEGIHCNLTLLFGLHQAIACAEAGITLISPFVGRILDWYKKDTGRDGYPAAEDPGVLSVTEIYQYFKKFGYKTEVMGASFRNLGEILELAGCDLLTISPKFLAELKETEGQLERKLEPEGPKSLDLEQINVTKEVFDEMHAANRMASDKLQEGIDGFSKALESLEDQLEARLGELALGGETVGA
- a CDS encoding M14 family metallopeptidase, with the protein product MKVIRVILISLCSLIVAQNGIVQNSIAQDAGEARFTFSPEITYKDAIPSPASFLGYKLGDYFTLHAHALDYFEALAAASGNVTLHEYGRSYEGRKLVYAVITSAENHAKIDEIKAANQQLANGEASQLMENQPLIHWMSYNVHGNEPSSTETAMQIAYRLAAGTDAKTQQMLDDLVVIIDPCLNPDGRDRYVYWYKSMHSKHLNTSADDLEHNEPWPGGRTNHYWFDLNRDWVWLIHPESQGRIKAYQEWLPQVHIDYHEQGFNNNYFTHPGTTPRNLNLPPAHFDWEAKFGRGDATAFDKEGISYFTNEAFDFYYPGYGSSYPSLMGGIGMLREQGGHSRGGRAVKVNDDYILTLRQRVYDHYLTSVAGMETSLDNKAALMRYFQDAMNPSKSNKRPEKRYFIEDDKNSYARDLVHILLEHGVEVSRVDEQFTAPAVYDYWSQQPTRRTFEAGTFVVDTDQPRHLFVNTLLQKQMAIEDSIMYDMATWSAPIAYNLKAGWVTSVRGVQVNASPITTVPQTTGMVENAGAGYAYIIDWAQRNAPTALAGLWKAGYAVRSIKKPMEIGEQKFGRGSLVVLVGRNRTKLSSMAADMQRIAREAGVSIYGYDSGWTEGSINPASRESLPVKNPTVGLVMDTPFNSYTAGQLWFLFEEWTNLPINRIRLSQLASLELKKYDVLILPGARGNLSSQMDSSTVAALRGWVKAGGTLVGTENSAIFLSKSGAGMADVSLYKKEKKKEEDDKPAFEAGSLEDPYVGLEARKDLRDLDNIPGSALRSYLDTTHPLAYGMPRTLFSLKFGNQGFEPTTKAQVVGYYHTKSDSVLASGYMSVKNREELAGKAFAIVAPQGRGKVVMLLDNTQYRMFWVGTARLMQNAVMLVPSL
- a CDS encoding CsgG/HfaB family protein — protein: MYRLNTFARSVFVAGFALFMLVAGFAQQAQAQELKKRLAVLTFEDKTSQAYAYGFMGKDAGDAFSEMLTTALVKSGNYIVIERNELQQLLQEQGLGVSGIVTQESAAQMGKVLGAELVIIGAVSEFGNSKGTTGGSTRRIGVGIDNSKATVAVDVRIVDPSTSEIIAAENIRKSKSKKGLSVRVKDIKVGSRNEFDESIVGKAAREAVDGVVDLLVDNADKVRWQAKVVTMNGGQVFINAGSKNGVKKGMQFKVFRAGEALIDPDTGLNLGSVESTVGVIEVNDNELGEGKAARCTVIEGSGFERGDIVRVDG